Sequence from the Candidatus Woesearchaeota archaeon genome:
AAGATGGAGCCCGAATTCTGAACTCAAAATCCTTCAGATTTTACCCTGCTGTGCTCTCCTCCTTTCAGTCGTCAGGGGACTTAACAAGGATTAAATTCAATTCGGGGCTCACCCCCACAGAGGTTAAAACCAAAAATTCTAATGTTGTTAAATACAAAAAGAAATAAATCATATCCTAATAAAACGACATTGCGGCTCAATAGGCAGTAATTCTTATATACTAAATTTTAATAATATTTGTTAGTTCTTCTAGCCTATTCTTTATACTGAAGTCGTGAATACCACTTATTAATTCTTTAGCTTTCTCAACATGCTCATTATTCAAATCCTTTACATATACTGGAATTCCTGAATCCTTAATAATTTCAATAATCTCTTCTTTTCTTCTCGAATGATTTTCAGTTACAAATTTTCTGTAATTTTCTGGTAACCAAGTCAATGCTTCTTTTGTCATAAAAGCTCTGCTTTTTCCTTCTTCAATATCTTTTTGGAAATCTTCCCAATCATCTCTTATTTGAAAAGCTATCCCTAAATTAAATCCCAACTCTTCGGCAGCGACTGTTTGCTCCTCGTTTAACATAGCATAAGTTGCACCAAGTTCAGCAGAGTATTTAACAAAATTAGCAGTCGTCTTTCCAATCATATGCAAATAATCTTTTTCAGAAATCGGACCAATGCCTGTGTATATTAAATCGATAGATTGCCCAACATAGATATCGCCTAATAGGTTATTCCATCCTTTTATAATTTTGAATTTTTTATCATTAGACAACTTAGAATTTTCTACTGTTTCATAAAAATCAGTTGTAACAATAGAATAAAGTATTCTTGAATTTGTTGATCGTAAATCTAAATCATTATACTTTTCAGGATTATCTATTGCCTGATCTATTACTAGCGTTTCAAGTTCTAATCCTTGTAAAGCTTTCAAATTTTTCTCATGATTTATATCCGTCTTTATTTCTTTAGGTTCAAAAAAAGAGCAATACATTAAGCCCAATAATTGAACTGAACCTTCAAGTCTGTTTGAATAATTTTTTTCCTTCTTTATTTGGTCTTCAAATATTTCAGTCAATCCGTTTATCATCCCTAAATTCTTCCCTTTTTCTCGTAATTCAATAGGGTTATAACAAATCGAAAGTATTGATTTGCCATATTCTTTAAACACGTCAGGTAATTGTTCAAAATTATTTGAAGTATTAATCTGTTCTAAATCAAGAGATCCTAAAGTTCCTAATACGCCTAATACGCCCATTTATTATCACCTTAAATTTGATACAAAAAGGAAATCAACTTAATAATTTAATATTTTTATCGGAATATTCCTATATTATTTATTTCGATTTTCAAAAACTTTTTGTTCTGCTTTTGCCAAATGAAACTGATATGTAGAAATAGAAACTCCCATTAGTTTTGCTAACATTTCAAGTTTAATCTTTCTCGGATAACCAAAATACCCATTATCAATAGCCAAATCAAGAGCAACTTGTTGTTTATCAGTTAACTTTTTTAATGGCGAAATTATTCTTAACGTAGAAAATTTCTGTTTTTTA
This genomic interval carries:
- a CDS encoding polyprenyl synthetase family protein → MGVLGVLGTLGSLDLEQINTSNNFEQLPDVFKEYGKSILSICYNPIELREKGKNLGMINGLTEIFEDQIKKEKNYSNRLEGSVQLLGLMYCSFFEPKEIKTDINHEKNLKALQGLELETLVIDQAIDNPEKYNDLDLRSTNSRILYSIVTTDFYETVENSKLSNDKKFKIIKGWNNLLGDIYVGQSIDLIYTGIGPISEKDYLHMIGKTTANFVKYSAELGATYAMLNEEQTVAAEELGFNLGIAFQIRDDWEDFQKDIEEGKSRAFMTKEALTWLPENYRKFVTENHSRRKEEIIEIIKDSGIPVYVKDLNNEHVEKAKELISGIHDFSIKNRLEELTNIIKI